In Leifsonia sp. PS1209, the genomic stretch CCTCCTCGTCGCCGGCCTCGACGAGGAGGAGCGGGCGGAGAACCTGCGCAGGATGATCGTCGAAGCCAACCGTCTCGGCTACCAGGTGGGCATCCACGCGACAGGCGACCGCACCATCGACACCGCCATCGCCGCCGTCGAGGACGCCCTCCGCGACAGCAGGGCGGAACTGCGCCACTACATCATCCACGGCGACCTCGTCGGCCCGGGCGAGCTCGCCCGCATGGCGACACTCGGGATGGGCCTCAACGTGCAGCCGGGCATCGCCGTGAAGACCGCATCCTGGCTGGCGGCGGTCCTCGGCGACGACGTCGCCGCCTCCGCATGGCCCATCGGCGAGGCGGCACGCGCCGGGGTGTCCGTCTCGCTCAGTTCCGACGCCCCCATCCTCGCCCCCGACTGGCGTCAGGGCATCGCCGACGCCGACGCCTGGCTCGGCGCCCCGCTGAGCGGACCCACCGCGACCGCCGACCGGATGCGCGCCCTCCTCCGCGGATACACCGTCGCCCCCGCCCGCCAAGACGGCGCAGAGCCCTGGAAGGGCACCCTCGAACCCCGCAAGGTCGCCGACCTCTGCGTGCTCGAAACCGATCCGCTGAACGTGGCGGCGTCGGAGCTGCCCACGGTGGGGGTGGAGCTGACCGTGGTGGACGGGGAGCTCGTGTACGAGCGGGAGCCGGTGTATATGCGGTGAGGCGGGCTCGGGGGATCGGGTGCGGTGTGCGCGGTCGCCGCGCCGTGCGCGGTTCCGCTCTAGCGGTGTTCGTGTCCGCCGCGCCGCGCGTAGCTCCGCTCGAACGGAGTTCGCGGCGACGGCCGCGGGCTATTCCGTTCGGACGGAGACGTGCCTATCGCGCTCGACCCGATCACCACCCGCGCGACTCGCGCGTTCCCTCTCCGCTCGAACGGAGTTCGTGCCAGGAGGCCGCGCGTATCTCCGCTCCAACGGAGACACGCGCGGCGTGTCGGCTGCGTTCTCCTGCGTTGCTGATGCGCGAAGGCTCCCTGGCTTGGGGTAGTCGCCCGACCCCGCGACCACACGGGAACGCGGCCCGCCCACGGCGAGCGCATGGGAACGCGAAGCGGCGCATTCAGGCCGCCCCGCGCATCCCGCGTACTTGCTGCTCCAGCACCGCGCACACGCGGGAGCGCGCGGCGGCAGACCTGTCGCAACCCCGGGCATCCCGCGCGCCGCCGAACTACCGAACTACACCAGCAGCTGCCCGCCGTCGACCGCCAGGCTCGTGCCGGTGATGTGCGCCGCCCCCGGGCCCGCCAGGAATAGCACCGCCGGGGCGATGTCCTCCACGTCCGCGAGTCTTCCCAGCGGGATGCGCGACGACCAGACCGCGCGCTCGGGCGAGCCTTCCGGCATCCCCAGCTGCAGCATCGGCGTGAGCACCGGCCCGGGGGCGACCGCGTTGACGCGGATGCCGTTTGCGGCGAGTTCGATGGCGGCCCAGCGGGTGATCGAGTCGACGGCCGCCTTGCTGGATTCGTATGCTCCCATGCCCGGCGTCGGCTGGCGGCCGCCGATGGAGGAGATGTTGACGATCGCGCCGCGGGTGCCGGTGGCGGTCATGTGTCGGGCGACGGCCTGGGTGACCGCGAAGGTTCCGAGGATGTTGACGCGCACGATCGCGTCGTAGTCGGCGACGCTGAGGTCGGTGAGGCGTCCGTGCACCGACAGGATGCCCGCGTTGTTGACGAGGACGTCGATGGGTCCGTGGTCGGATGCGATCTCGTCGACGGCTGCCGCCACGGCCGCCTCGTCGGTGATGTCGAGGGCGATCGCGGAGGCGCCGATCTCGCTCGCCACGCGGGCGACCGTGTCGGCGTCCACGTCGGCGAGGACGACGCGGTCGCCGTTGTCGATGAAGGCTTCGGCGATGCCGCGGCCGATGCCGCCGCCACCTCCGGTGATGAGCACAGTGCGGGTTTCGGTCACGGATCTCTCCTTGTCAGGCGTCGCGCCACCACGTCATGGCGTCGAATGCAGTTATATTATACAAACGTAGAAAAAAGCGAAGCTGCTTCAGGAGGCCAGTCGTGTCATTCACCGGAACCGTCCCCACCCGCGCGCTCGGCCCAGGCGGCCCCGAGGTGCCGGTCTTCGCCCTCGGATCCTGGAACACCTGGGACAGGATGGAGTTCGACGACGCCGTCTCGCTCATCCGCAGGGCGCACGAGGTCGGCGCGGCGTTCTTCGACGTGGCGCACTACAACATGGGCCCGCACGCCGAGAACGCGAGAACCGACCTGATCTTCGGCGAGGCGGTCCGCGCATCCGGGATCGCACGCGACGACTACCTGCTCTGCGGAAAGCTGTGGCTGTGGGAGTACCCGCACACCACCTTCGCCGACCAGATGCGCACCTCCGTCGACCGCATCGGCGTCGACAAGGCCGACCTGGTGGTGGTCGGCGACTACTTCGGTGAGGTGGATGTGCGTGCGATCGTCACCGACGTGGCTGCCGAGATCGCGGCCGGCCGGTTCGACGGCTGGGGCGTGAACAACTGGGCGATCGACGACGTGCGCCTCGCCATCGACTTCGCGCAGGATGAGGGACTCACCCCGCCCACGTTCGCGCAGCTCAAATACGGCCTGGTGCGGCGCACGATGGCGGAAGGCTCCCACTACGGCGAGCTGTTCGCCTCCGGTGCGCTCGCGCTGCAGGCCTCCGACGTGTTCGAGGGTGGCATCCTCGCGGGCAAGCTGTCGCCGTCGCGCAAGATCGGCGCGGATGTCGGCGGCATCCGGGATCGCATCGTCGCCGCATACCCGCGCGTCCAGCAGATCGCGCACAGCCTCGACGCCACCCCGACGCAACTCGGACTCGCGTTCGTGCTCGCCCACCCCGCGACGGCGAACGTGCTCTTCGGCGTCAGCCGCGCGGAGCAGTTGGAGGACAACCTGGGGGCGCTGGCGCTGCTCGACCGGGTGGGTGCGGAGGGGATTCGCGCGGTCACGGCGGACCTGTGGCTCGACCGCGAGGTCAACGCGGACGGGACGTGGCCGATGCAGGCGTGAGGTGGCGGGATGAGGCTGGCGCAGGGTGATGCGGACGGAATGTGGCCGGTGCAGGGGTCAGCGCGCGGATGCGTCACTCGCCCAGGAACGCCACCGCCGCCGCCCGGAACTCGGCACTGTCGAGCGCACCCCGGTGATCGCCGGGCACCCGCACGATGGCCGCGCCGGGCACTGCGGCCACCAGCTGGTCGATCCCACCGGACATCGGGTCCTCCGCCCCCGCCGCGAACAGGACGGGCACGTCGGGCGCGCCGGACTCCGGCGCGAACGGCTCGGACCCCAGCCCGGCGATCAGCGCGACCAGGGATGCGGTGTCCGCGCCCGGTGCAGACACCATCGCCGCCATCATCCCGGTGAGCGGGTCGGTGGCGGTGGGCGCAGAGTCGGCAGCAGTGGCCGCCGGGTTCCCGTCCACCCCCACCCCGGTGAGGCGGCGCAGCGCATCCAGGTCGACGGCGGTGAAGGGCTCGAACGGACTCAAGCCGCCCAGCACCATGCGTCGCACACGGCCAGTGGATGCGGCGGGCAGCTCCCACGCGAGCCGCGCGCCGAGCGAGTACGCCACCACATCCACCTGGTCGGCGCCGAGGAAATCGATGGCGGCGGCGATGGCGGCGACGACCGACGTTGTGGTTCCGGATGCGGCATCCGCGACGGCGGGGGAGCGGCCGTGGCCGGGCAGGTCGATGACGTGGGTGGTGCGTCCGGCGTCGGCGAAGGTGCGCGGCCAGCCGGTGGCGGTGAAGTCGTCGTCTCCGCTCGACGCGAAGCCGTGAAGGAGGATCACAGGCGGAAGATGGTCGGCGGAGGCGGCGGCGACGGTCGTACGGACCGCGAGCGGCCCGTCGATCCCTGCGCCCGCGGCGGGCGTCCCTGGCTCGTTCTGCGGTGTCGGCATCCTGGTCTCCTTCGACGGTGAGGTGTTTTTCTATGTTAGTAGAAAATAAACGTCAACGTATGTAGAGTCGTGGCATCTCCACTCAGACATCGCCGTCCGGAGAGGCTCATTCCGGAGCAGACTGCGGCGGCGCCACGACAGAAAGAGCGTGACAAGTGACCTCAACCCGTGCAGCAACGCCCGAGGCGATCGTCGACATCGCGATCGGTTTCATGGGAGCGAAGCAGCTGTTCGCCGCCAGCCGCGTCGGACTGTTCTCCGCCCTCGCGGACGGGCCGCTCGACGTGGCCGGGCTCGCGGCGGCGACCGGTGTCTCCGAGCAGCAGATCCGCATCCTGGCCGACAGCATGGCCGCCCAGGGACTCCTCAGCAGGACAGACGGACGGTATGCGCTCACCCCCGACGCCGCCGCCTACCTCACCGGCGACCGCGCCGAGCTCGACCTCGCGCCGTTCCTCGCCTTCCTCAACGCCACCAGCTACAGCCAGTGGCTCGGCTACGACTCGACCGTCGACACCAACGACGCGGGAACGCTCGACCTCGACGATGCGGGCTGGGGTGCGTTCCTCGACGGCGTGATGACGTACAACGAACTGCACGCGGCGATGCTGGTGCAGAACTTCGACTTCACGCCGTACCGCAACGCGCTCGACCTCGGCGGCCTGAGCCCCGCGTTCGCGGCGAAGGCGATGGCGGCGAACCCCGAGCTGCGCACCCGGTTCGTGTTCGACCCGCAGTCCGTGCCGTCCGTGCAGGCGGCGGTCGAGGCGGCCGGGCTGGCCGACCGGTCGGTCGTGGAGGGGGCGGAGACCGCGACGGCGGAGCCGGGCGGGGAGCACGACCTCATCCTCGTCAACCACGTCATCCACCGTTTCGACGACGCCCAGAACCGCGGCATCTTCGAGCACGCCCGTGCCGCCGCCGCGCCGGGCGCGACGCTGCTGGT encodes the following:
- a CDS encoding alpha/beta fold hydrolase, with amino-acid sequence MPTPQNEPGTPAAGAGIDGPLAVRTTVAAASADHLPPVILLHGFASSGDDDFTATGWPRTFADAGRTTHVIDLPGHGRSPAVADAASGTTTSVVAAIAAAIDFLGADQVDVVAYSLGARLAWELPAASTGRVRRMVLGGLSPFEPFTAVDLDALRRLTGVGVDGNPAATAADSAPTATDPLTGMMAAMVSAPGADTASLVALIAGLGSEPFAPESGAPDVPVLFAAGAEDPMSGGIDQLVAAVPGAAIVRVPGDHRGALDSAEFRAAAVAFLGE
- a CDS encoding methyltransferase dimerization domain-containing protein, whose protein sequence is MTSTRAATPEAIVDIAIGFMGAKQLFAASRVGLFSALADGPLDVAGLAAATGVSEQQIRILADSMAAQGLLSRTDGRYALTPDAAAYLTGDRAELDLAPFLAFLNATSYSQWLGYDSTVDTNDAGTLDLDDAGWGAFLDGVMTYNELHAAMLVQNFDFTPYRNALDLGGLSPAFAAKAMAANPELRTRFVFDPQSVPSVQAAVEAAGLADRSVVEGAETATAEPGGEHDLILVNHVIHRFDDAQNRGIFEHARAAAAPGATLLVLDFFLDDDAEQRKIDALHAGEYYNIDGTVVYQESVVRDWLTAAGWTPRGTVALPGSPRILIADAA
- a CDS encoding aldo/keto reductase, encoding MSFTGTVPTRALGPGGPEVPVFALGSWNTWDRMEFDDAVSLIRRAHEVGAAFFDVAHYNMGPHAENARTDLIFGEAVRASGIARDDYLLCGKLWLWEYPHTTFADQMRTSVDRIGVDKADLVVVGDYFGEVDVRAIVTDVAAEIAAGRFDGWGVNNWAIDDVRLAIDFAQDEGLTPPTFAQLKYGLVRRTMAEGSHYGELFASGALALQASDVFEGGILAGKLSPSRKIGADVGGIRDRIVAAYPRVQQIAHSLDATPTQLGLAFVLAHPATANVLFGVSRAEQLEDNLGALALLDRVGAEGIRAVTADLWLDREVNADGTWPMQA
- a CDS encoding SDR family oxidoreductase, with amino-acid sequence MTETRTVLITGGGGGIGRGIAEAFIDNGDRVVLADVDADTVARVASEIGASAIALDITDEAAVAAAVDEIASDHGPIDVLVNNAGILSVHGRLTDLSVADYDAIVRVNILGTFAVTQAVARHMTATGTRGAIVNISSIGGRQPTPGMGAYESSKAAVDSITRWAAIELAANGIRVNAVAPGPVLTPMLQLGMPEGSPERAVWSSRIPLGRLADVEDIAPAVLFLAGPGAAHITGTSLAVDGGQLLV